One genomic segment of Candidatus Berkiella aquae includes these proteins:
- a CDS encoding effector binding domain-containing protein — MRKEIIHKPDFKLVGLSVVTNNANEQDPTLAKIGPLVANYFSHQIAQHIKHRIHPGITYSVYTEYESDHHGNYTYFIGEAVSSLEDVPDDLKTISIPTSQYQRFTTEPGPMPLVVIQAWQSIWQMNQETLGGERRYLADFEVYDERAHDPHQAVVDIYIGIR, encoded by the coding sequence ATGCGTAAAGAGATCATTCATAAGCCAGATTTTAAGTTAGTTGGCCTCTCAGTTGTTACTAATAATGCTAATGAGCAAGATCCTACGTTAGCTAAAATTGGACCCCTAGTTGCGAATTACTTTAGCCACCAAATAGCGCAGCATATTAAACATCGTATTCACCCCGGTATCACCTATTCTGTTTATACAGAATATGAAAGCGATCACCATGGGAACTATACTTATTTTATCGGTGAAGCCGTTTCTTCATTGGAAGATGTTCCTGACGATTTAAAAACAATTTCTATCCCCACTAGTCAATATCAGCGTTTTACGACTGAGCCTGGCCCTATGCCCCTAGTCGTCATTCAAGCTTGGCAATCTATTTGGCAAATGAATCAAGAAACACTAGGAGGTGAACGCCGTTATCTTGCGGATTTTGAAGTTTATGATGAACGTGCGCATGATCCTCATCAAGCCGTGGTCGATATTTATATTGGGATCCGCTAG
- a CDS encoding RasGEF domain-containing protein yields the protein MLSGTYKKSKSDSKIQPEPQEQKINTAFKECGFHPYTAVIEPVEQISDWLLQLFKSSDSPTGMTINQNLLCEIACGIIEEATPSSVLEILGKIYYLLGPNEQLACLYLAKEFIHQDTHCEWIVTNQFSDAYYHLLDKIEVTSEMKMHLKATLIEYYKSKLPNKLIASEVDEVALLPDLKRQSLEQKKPLKFFVSEVSGLFCQAMLSLSPEAMLTNSIMKSNDDKPAWKNITVLSSQLSHLVCLDILSVKDMEERARRIEFYIAAVNLLLNNKEKTPHLTPAYSIYLGICQNPVTRLKATWTLINEKSRATFATFEELFQMSNGFSKVRQYIKLNPSSMPFINCIAADKDKISFNSLGERIFLYGKMNHDFIQLQERIGRQKLASSQVTIGEKLKQVTYDEAAAYRQSYCYEPPIIIVLNANLTKDDLLNKLQRCFASKAPLVAQKGLQMCTGLLAKTVIAEFSSTMLMTNHYELLGQDNTVSDLCGNILDQFGTESMDDMLQQLAALSLEARTAGRKMAKRGKTKSLELKTKIPSEKSEKKLKRRSETLKLKPIAEFEAKKESQEIVLSTSNTFLPSRPTSPRAPRKIQTLETQTMGKEKDKDKEKKRVSK from the coding sequence ATGCTAAGCGGCACCTATAAAAAATCCAAGAGTGACAGCAAAATCCAACCTGAACCACAAGAACAAAAAATAAATACTGCTTTTAAAGAATGTGGTTTTCATCCTTATACTGCTGTCATTGAGCCAGTAGAGCAGATTTCAGATTGGTTGTTGCAATTATTTAAAAGCAGTGACTCCCCAACAGGCATGACGATTAATCAAAATCTTCTTTGCGAAATTGCCTGCGGTATTATTGAAGAAGCCACCCCAAGCAGTGTACTGGAAATACTAGGAAAAATATATTATTTACTAGGTCCCAACGAACAGCTAGCCTGCCTTTATCTGGCAAAAGAATTCATTCATCAAGATACCCATTGCGAATGGATTGTAACCAATCAATTCAGTGATGCTTATTATCACTTACTTGATAAAATCGAAGTCACTTCAGAAATGAAGATGCATTTGAAAGCGACGCTGATTGAATATTATAAGTCAAAATTACCAAATAAACTCATAGCCTCTGAAGTGGATGAGGTAGCGCTGCTTCCAGATTTGAAACGCCAATCCTTGGAACAGAAAAAACCACTTAAATTCTTTGTTTCCGAGGTAAGCGGTTTATTTTGTCAAGCTATGCTTAGCCTATCACCCGAAGCAATGCTGACCAATAGCATTATGAAAAGCAATGATGATAAACCCGCGTGGAAAAATATCACTGTACTGAGTAGTCAATTATCTCATTTGGTTTGTTTGGATATTCTTTCTGTTAAAGATATGGAAGAAAGAGCACGCAGAATTGAGTTTTATATTGCCGCGGTTAATTTATTGCTAAATAATAAAGAAAAAACACCCCATTTGACGCCTGCCTATTCTATCTACCTGGGTATTTGCCAAAATCCTGTTACACGTTTAAAAGCAACATGGACACTCATCAATGAAAAATCGCGAGCAACATTTGCTACTTTTGAAGAATTATTTCAAATGTCTAATGGTTTTTCCAAGGTTCGTCAATACATTAAATTGAATCCATCAAGCATGCCTTTTATAAATTGTATTGCCGCTGATAAAGATAAAATCTCTTTTAACAGTCTTGGCGAGCGTATTTTCCTCTATGGCAAAATGAATCATGATTTTATTCAGTTACAAGAACGGATTGGCAGACAGAAGCTTGCTTCCTCTCAAGTCACCATTGGTGAGAAATTAAAGCAGGTAACCTATGATGAAGCCGCTGCTTACAGGCAATCTTATTGCTATGAGCCACCGATTATTATTGTGCTCAATGCTAATTTAACCAAGGACGACCTACTTAATAAACTCCAACGCTGTTTTGCCTCAAAGGCACCTTTAGTTGCCCAAAAAGGGCTTCAAATGTGTACTGGGCTGCTTGCCAAAACCGTCATTGCAGAATTTTCAAGCACTATGTTGATGACTAATCATTATGAACTTCTAGGTCAAGACAATACTGTCAGTGATTTATGCGGCAATATCCTTGACCAATTTGGCACCGAATCAATGGACGATATGCTTCAACAACTAGCTGCCCTCTCTTTAGAGGCAAGAACGGCTGGTCGTAAAATGGCAAAGCGTGGCAAAACCAAAAGTTTAGAATTAAAAACAAAAATACCTTCTGAAAAATCTGAGAAAAAATTAAAAAGAAGAAGCGAGACCTTAAAACTCAAACCAATAGCAGAGTTTGAAGCGAAGAAAGAAAGTCAAGAAATTGTTTTATCAACGTCGAATACTTTTTTACCATCACGCCCCACAAGCCCACGCGCTCCTCGTAAAATACAGACTCTAGAGACGCAAACAATGGGTAAAGAAAAAGATAAAGATAAAGAGAAAAAGCGAGTATCCAAATAA
- a CDS encoding glycosyltransferase family 88 protein, with the protein MLSGIQSILEAMGQLFLGESGYLLDLSRIGFIWFSDNPNEFMPAAHKLRLIQNRQRNPKMSFYFGYSSRYLSEQANQELAKFAAQLNLYLVDFDNDLKHAAKSSIDEAIYAIADEELSHAMKTTGGNLAAASDCVRSLERFLDICSNYIDCDVDFDFSQMPKFLRVKEPIIFPGRGLDFNLPGGLKVPSMSNYFIGAAVVSEYQLYLHPDAKEKLKDVKEAIREHYLQPHVKTLLLESAGSLSPFARQAGQLIKKLFEQSGNDIFKYRTLVNNLPNVYNAIKPLLLKDSVVKYSGPDAWFLLYKDDILFCRESQSLLELPNNLQRIVAAFENASELNNGMQDCFPQYDEPEQQIMGQLKGDLSWLPSGKSKLEAQSQKIEEAAKTFQKAIRSRI; encoded by the coding sequence ATGCTGAGCGGAATTCAATCCATTCTAGAAGCAATGGGTCAATTATTTTTGGGTGAATCGGGTTATTTACTCGATCTTTCTCGAATTGGTTTTATCTGGTTTAGTGATAATCCTAATGAATTTATGCCTGCTGCGCACAAACTCAGGCTGATTCAAAATCGTCAGCGTAACCCTAAAATGTCATTTTATTTTGGTTATAGCTCTCGTTATCTTTCTGAACAAGCTAATCAAGAATTAGCTAAGTTTGCAGCCCAGTTGAATCTTTACTTAGTGGATTTTGATAATGATCTAAAACATGCGGCAAAATCTTCTATCGATGAAGCTATCTATGCAATCGCAGATGAAGAGCTTTCACATGCAATGAAGACAACTGGCGGAAATTTAGCCGCGGCATCCGATTGTGTTCGTTCCCTCGAAAGATTTTTAGATATCTGCAGCAATTATATTGATTGCGATGTCGATTTTGACTTTAGCCAAATGCCTAAGTTCCTTCGTGTTAAAGAACCCATTATTTTTCCGGGTAGAGGACTCGATTTTAATTTACCAGGGGGGCTAAAAGTCCCCTCTATGAGCAATTATTTTATTGGCGCAGCAGTTGTTTCAGAATATCAACTTTATCTGCATCCTGATGCCAAAGAAAAATTAAAAGATGTTAAAGAAGCAATACGCGAACATTATCTTCAACCTCACGTTAAAACGCTGTTATTGGAAAGTGCTGGAAGTCTAAGCCCTTTCGCAAGACAGGCAGGTCAGCTTATTAAAAAATTATTTGAGCAAAGTGGCAATGATATCTTTAAGTATCGAACCTTAGTGAATAATTTACCTAACGTATATAATGCAATCAAACCTCTTCTCTTAAAAGATAGTGTGGTTAAATACTCAGGACCTGATGCATGGTTTTTGCTATACAAAGACGACATTCTGTTTTGTCGAGAATCCCAATCTTTGCTGGAGTTACCAAATAACTTGCAAAGAATCGTCGCTGCTTTTGAAAATGCCAGTGAATTAAACAATGGTATGCAAGATTGCTTTCCGCAATATGATGAACCAGAACAACAAATTATGGGGCAACTTAAAGGAGATCTCTCGTGGTTGCCTTCAGGTAAATCTAAACTAGAGGCGCAATCTCAAAAGATAGAAGAAGCTGCAAAGACATTTCAAAAAGCGATTAGAAGTAGGATTTAA
- a CDS encoding CorA family divalent cation transporter, whose protein sequence is MITYLYIDQNGVLVKNPANATLAWIDVNSPTLEERTAIEKQMNIILPQHHELHQLEYSNRFYMENDSLFMFVNVLTKAAPLPETHAITLIVTPKGLVTLRYSHPNPIQLLLDQIDQRPIEAKNYLSILPMLLEIFVGKIADVFELVGETSDQMVMTLIRSVNNKMKKNHNEALNKLLREINSLENLLSKGYQSLSSINLLLGFYEQHDNEHKENYYIVNMEIIKKDLKSLLKHGDYLTQKLSFHLQSTLGLINIEQTQIVKMFTVLAMVFLPPTLLASIYGMNFKFMPELDWVYGYPLAVILMIGSAFIPYRYFKKKGWI, encoded by the coding sequence ATGATAACTTACTTATACATTGATCAGAATGGTGTGTTAGTTAAGAATCCAGCCAATGCCACATTAGCTTGGATTGATGTCAATTCCCCAACGTTAGAGGAAAGGACAGCAATCGAAAAGCAAATGAATATTATCTTGCCACAGCATCATGAATTGCATCAATTAGAATACTCTAATCGTTTCTACATGGAGAATGATTCACTGTTTATGTTTGTGAATGTTCTGACGAAAGCGGCTCCTTTACCAGAAACCCACGCTATTACGCTGATTGTGACCCCAAAAGGACTTGTAACACTACGTTACTCTCATCCCAATCCAATTCAATTATTGCTGGATCAGATTGATCAACGTCCTATTGAAGCTAAGAATTATTTAAGTATTTTACCCATGTTGCTGGAAATTTTTGTTGGAAAAATCGCCGATGTGTTCGAATTAGTAGGTGAAACCAGCGATCAAATGGTGATGACATTAATTCGCTCAGTAAATAATAAAATGAAGAAAAATCACAATGAGGCATTAAATAAACTGTTACGTGAAATTAATAGCTTAGAAAACTTATTATCAAAGGGTTACCAAAGCTTATCCAGTATCAATTTATTACTGGGTTTTTATGAACAACATGATAATGAGCATAAAGAAAATTATTATATTGTCAATATGGAAATCATCAAGAAAGACTTAAAATCCTTACTAAAACATGGTGATTATTTAACGCAAAAACTATCATTTCATTTACAATCCACTCTTGGTTTAATCAACATCGAACAAACACAAATTGTTAAAATGTTTACCGTTTTAGCAATGGTATTTTTACCGCCTACCTTGTTAGCTAGTATTTATGGGATGAATTTCAAGTTTATGCCTGAGTTAGATTGGGTTTATGGCTATCCGCTAGCCGTTATTTTAATGATTGGTTCTGCCTTTATTCCTTATCGATATTTCAAGAAGAAAGGATGGATTTAA
- a CDS encoding MFS transporter — translation MPRLLPWLMWVFPLAFFAFQFILRLFPGLVISEFFDKYHITATNYGLFASLYYLGYASMQIPIALLLDKLGPRIVITVSAILCALANWMLVASSSWDVALLSRLLIGVGSVVGFLGTSKIISQWFPQNRYAQLVGLTFSFGLMGAVYGGRPISFMIEQMGWQEVAKLLSITALALGVLTFIFVRGKSTPQEDNYPVVSSLKQLLTYKPLIVLAFANLLMVGALEGFADVWGVSYLMNARQIVKSEAAGITSYIFIGMLFGGPILGFFAEKFKAHHSVILLAALGMAGLMMVVLLGNAHLSSHAIKAVMFLTGILCCYQVVVFATGAQLVPSHLMGITIALLNCINMFGGSFFHGTIGMLMDYFDPNTLVDGVRVYSLEAYTLALYVIPLCSLLGAGLVWYSKKMQNNMALKPAQHH, via the coding sequence ATGCCGCGCTTACTACCCTGGCTTATGTGGGTGTTTCCACTTGCTTTCTTTGCCTTTCAGTTTATTTTGCGCCTGTTTCCAGGGTTAGTCATTTCTGAGTTTTTCGACAAATATCATATTACAGCAACTAACTATGGGTTGTTTGCCTCCCTTTACTACCTCGGCTATGCCAGCATGCAAATCCCAATTGCACTGCTGCTCGACAAACTTGGACCTCGTATCGTTATTACCGTCAGCGCCATCCTGTGTGCTCTGGCAAATTGGATGTTAGTCGCAAGCTCCTCTTGGGATGTTGCGTTGCTCAGCCGCTTGCTCATCGGTGTTGGATCCGTTGTCGGCTTTCTTGGGACATCCAAAATTATTTCTCAGTGGTTCCCTCAAAATCGCTATGCACAATTAGTTGGGCTAACCTTTAGCTTTGGTTTAATGGGCGCCGTTTATGGGGGACGCCCTATCAGCTTTATGATCGAGCAAATGGGATGGCAAGAAGTTGCTAAATTACTCAGCATCACGGCTTTAGCGTTAGGTGTCCTGACCTTTATCTTTGTGCGAGGCAAAAGCACTCCCCAAGAAGATAATTACCCTGTCGTCAGTTCCTTAAAGCAGCTACTGACCTATAAGCCTCTCATTGTTTTAGCATTTGCAAACTTATTGATGGTCGGAGCCCTTGAAGGATTCGCCGATGTTTGGGGTGTTTCCTATTTGATGAATGCAAGACAAATCGTCAAAAGCGAAGCAGCGGGTATCACTTCTTATATTTTTATCGGTATGCTCTTTGGTGGACCGATTTTAGGATTTTTTGCAGAAAAATTTAAAGCACATCATAGCGTCATTCTATTGGCCGCATTAGGCATGGCAGGCTTAATGATGGTCGTGTTATTGGGTAATGCGCACTTATCAAGCCATGCCATAAAAGCGGTGATGTTTTTAACCGGCATTTTATGCTGCTACCAAGTTGTGGTATTTGCAACCGGCGCACAGTTGGTGCCCAGTCACTTAATGGGGATCACTATTGCCTTACTCAATTGTATCAATATGTTTGGCGGCTCCTTTTTCCATGGCACAATTGGTATGCTCATGGACTATTTCGATCCCAACACACTGGTTGATGGCGTTAGAGTGTATTCGTTAGAAGCTTACACCTTAGCACTTTATGTGATCCCGCTTTGTTCTTTATTAGGCGCAGGCTTGGTTTGGTATAGCAAAAAAATGCAAAATAATATGGCATTGAAACCAGCGCAACATCACTAA
- a CDS encoding mechanosensitive ion channel domain-containing protein produces MNLLKITSLDAPIKSSLPNQDMGDIASVGGSFKIVVTQIHEMLVKALQILPLIILACIVFIIFLVIAKLVKEFIKHITIKRSFANVGLVLARLTQWAIIFIGFFITLVIIFPSLSFANLLGGLGIVSVIAGLAFKDILHNYLAGILILLKKPFTIGDELHFLSTHSKDYYGKVEHIDTRYTFLKSFDGRRILIPNGEIYTNVVVINTTYGSRRSQQDVTIGPYAILHPACKTILEGIKSVDGVMAQPAPEALLMDLAPNAMVVRLRWWTKPERRTVLRVKSEILDLIQAKLIESRVNIPFPTQITILQDPSKANYQIDGVSTTKE; encoded by the coding sequence GTGAATTTATTAAAGATAACTTCTTTGGATGCTCCCATTAAAAGCTCACTCCCAAATCAGGATATGGGCGATATTGCTTCCGTGGGGGGGAGTTTTAAAATTGTAGTCACTCAAATTCATGAAATGCTTGTAAAGGCATTACAAATACTTCCATTGATTATTCTGGCCTGTATTGTATTTATTATTTTTCTCGTCATTGCCAAACTTGTCAAAGAATTTATAAAACACATCACCATTAAAAGAAGTTTTGCCAATGTGGGCTTAGTATTGGCAAGACTCACTCAATGGGCAATTATTTTCATTGGCTTTTTTATCACATTAGTTATCATCTTTCCTTCTTTATCCTTTGCAAATTTACTTGGTGGTTTGGGAATCGTAAGCGTTATTGCAGGTCTAGCATTTAAGGATATTCTTCATAATTATTTGGCAGGTATTCTGATTTTGCTCAAAAAACCATTTACAATTGGGGATGAATTACATTTTTTAAGCACTCACAGCAAAGATTACTACGGCAAGGTTGAGCACATTGATACTCGCTATACATTTTTAAAATCATTTGACGGTCGTCGCATTCTCATTCCTAACGGAGAAATATATACAAATGTTGTTGTTATTAATACAACATATGGTTCAAGACGTTCTCAACAAGATGTGACAATCGGACCTTATGCAATTCTTCATCCAGCCTGTAAGACAATTTTAGAGGGCATTAAAAGTGTTGATGGCGTCATGGCCCAACCTGCACCTGAAGCATTACTTATGGATTTAGCACCTAATGCAATGGTAGTACGCCTTCGATGGTGGACCAAACCCGAAAGAAGAACGGTACTTCGTGTAAAAAGCGAAATTTTAGATTTAATTCAAGCTAAATTAATTGAATCTAGAGTTAATATTCCTT